From Paenibacillus sp. PK3_47, the proteins below share one genomic window:
- a CDS encoding ABC transporter permease yields the protein MLRRADMKGRDQTVMKLSSSKDRTGYIFPSAPALFRRRLLSHLREQTAIIRTAADWTVLLYIIIPGGLLGGRYYYGFWQEELPAWSSYLPFAAIPLLLALLLASGGMMLFQQEGDSLFLLQRSGWNRKIMFKGVVYSLIVTALKISAAYVILLPFMIRSFGLSTAAAGALLALTVACGCCVKLFGHLVKVQHMGFRRWLWLLPAVTLPCGIYVWAAVSWSSRPVLMLTAAVLFAAAAAGAARHRLQLRGSFADGVREDLRQRMKIAGLLLSRVLDKPRPTRYKPRILRKSQPLLSSRAPESRFAAAGIKALMRNPAHLKLYLQFTGVSLAVILILPPVLKWLLFLVLTCMMAYWLSSFWSGFAGDDYIGILPFTKQQKAIAGSQALQILLLPYALVCAAVLCIPVYGWWGVLLFIPAGAAAGVLIARMFSEIRFAK from the coding sequence TTGCTTCGACGTGCTGACATGAAGGGGCGGGACCAGACAGTTATGAAGCTGAGCTCCTCCAAGGACAGAACCGGATATATATTTCCTTCCGCCCCCGCTTTGTTCCGGCGCAGGCTTCTCTCACACCTGCGGGAACAGACGGCAATTATTCGTACGGCAGCGGACTGGACTGTCCTGCTGTACATTATTATCCCGGGAGGACTGCTGGGAGGCCGGTACTATTATGGTTTCTGGCAGGAAGAATTACCGGCCTGGAGCAGCTATCTGCCGTTTGCAGCCATCCCTCTGCTGCTTGCGCTGCTGCTGGCAAGCGGCGGGATGATGCTGTTCCAGCAGGAGGGAGATTCCCTGTTCCTCCTGCAGCGTTCCGGCTGGAACAGGAAGATCATGTTCAAAGGAGTGGTATACAGCCTTATAGTTACCGCGCTTAAAATTTCAGCGGCCTATGTCATTCTGCTGCCCTTCATGATCCGCAGCTTCGGGCTGTCTACGGCTGCGGCTGGAGCCTTACTCGCACTGACCGTTGCCTGCGGCTGCTGTGTCAAGCTGTTTGGACACCTCGTAAAGGTGCAGCACATGGGCTTCCGGCGCTGGCTGTGGCTCCTTCCGGCAGTAACGCTGCCCTGCGGAATCTATGTCTGGGCAGCTGTTTCCTGGAGCAGCCGTCCAGTGCTGATGCTGACGGCCGCCGTCCTCTTTGCCGCAGCAGCGGCAGGAGCCGCCCGTCACCGTCTGCAGCTGCGCGGGAGCTTTGCCGACGGTGTGCGGGAAGACTTACGGCAGCGGATGAAAATTGCCGGATTGCTGCTGAGCCGGGTTCTCGACAAGCCGCGTCCTACCCGGTACAAACCGCGGATCCTGCGTAAATCGCAGCCGCTGCTGTCTTCAAGAGCGCCGGAAAGCCGTTTTGCCGCAGCGGGGATCAAAGCCCTGATGCGTAATCCGGCGCATCTGAAGCTGTATCTGCAGTTTACAGGGGTGTCGCTGGCTGTAATCCTCATCCTGCCGCCGGTACTGAAATGGCTGCTGTTCCTGGTGCTTACCTGTATGATGGCGTATTGGCTGTCTTCCTTCTGGTCGGGATTCGCAGGGGATGACTACATCGGCATCCTGCCGTTCACCAAGCAGCAGAAGGCCATAGCGGGTTCGCAGGCGCTGCAGATTCTGCTGCTGCCGTATGCCTTGGTATGCGCGGCTGTGCTCTGCATCCCGGTATACGGCTGGTGGGGAGTCCTGCTCTTTATACCTGCCGGTGCTGCTGCCGGTGTGCTGATCGCCCGGATGTTTAGCGAAATCCGTTTTGCCAAATAG
- a CDS encoding NAD(P)/FAD-dependent oxidoreductase, whose translation MSKYDVIVIGGGPSGLMASVAAAEHGASVLLIDKGAKLGRKLGISGGGRCNVTNVKETAELIAHIPGNGRFLYSAFDHFNNLDIISFFENLGIALKEEDNGRMFPVSDKASSVVSALISKVRSLGVQILTDSPVREVMYDNGAVLGVRLQSGQAFSAGAVVIATGGKSVPQTGSTGDGYPWAEAAGHTITELFPTEVPIVSREEWIKSGDLQGLSLRDVTLTVWNAKGKKVIAHRGDMIFTHFGLSGPIALRCSQFLRQVQRKSGTEDVELSIDLFPDDHPQEVETRLTDKLALEPKKAIRNSLKGLLPERLIPLLLAKAGLDGDITGHHLPKSSLQSLAALLKRMPVQAHGTRSLAEAFVTGGGVNLKEIEPKTMESKLMQGLYFCGEILDIHGYTGGYNITAAFSTGYTAGKHAAGQQ comes from the coding sequence ATGAGTAAATATGATGTAATTGTTATTGGCGGAGGACCGTCCGGACTGATGGCCAGCGTTGCCGCTGCGGAACACGGCGCCTCCGTCCTGCTGATAGATAAAGGGGCCAAGCTTGGCCGGAAGCTGGGAATTTCCGGGGGCGGGCGCTGCAATGTGACCAATGTCAAGGAAACCGCTGAGCTGATCGCGCACATTCCCGGCAACGGACGGTTTCTGTACAGCGCGTTTGACCATTTTAATAACCTGGATATTATCAGCTTCTTTGAGAACCTGGGGATTGCCTTGAAGGAAGAAGACAACGGGCGGATGTTCCCTGTGTCCGACAAAGCTTCAAGCGTCGTATCGGCACTGATCAGCAAAGTCCGCAGCCTCGGGGTGCAGATCCTGACCGATAGTCCGGTACGCGAGGTAATGTATGACAACGGGGCGGTGCTGGGAGTGCGCCTGCAATCAGGCCAGGCATTCTCTGCCGGCGCCGTCGTTATCGCTACCGGGGGAAAATCGGTACCGCAGACCGGCTCTACCGGAGACGGCTATCCGTGGGCCGAAGCGGCGGGACATACGATCACGGAGCTATTTCCTACAGAAGTACCGATCGTTTCACGTGAGGAGTGGATCAAATCCGGGGATTTGCAGGGGCTGTCACTGCGTGATGTCACGCTGACGGTCTGGAATGCCAAGGGCAAGAAGGTTATCGCCCACCGCGGGGATATGATCTTTACCCATTTCGGGCTGTCAGGCCCCATTGCCCTGCGCTGCAGCCAATTTTTGCGCCAGGTCCAGCGCAAATCAGGAACAGAAGACGTCGAGCTGTCCATTGACCTGTTCCCGGATGACCATCCGCAGGAGGTGGAGACCCGGCTGACGGACAAGCTTGCCTTGGAGCCCAAGAAGGCGATCCGCAATTCGCTTAAAGGGCTGCTGCCGGAAAGGCTGATTCCGCTTCTGCTGGCCAAAGCCGGCCTCGACGGAGACATTACCGGCCATCACCTGCCGAAGAGCAGCCTCCAATCCCTGGCTGCGCTCCTGAAGCGTATGCCGGTTCAGGCCCATGGCACCCGTTCCCTGGCTGAAGCCTTTGTTACCGGCGGCGGGGTCAACCTGAAAGAGATCGAGCCTAAAACGATGGAATCAAAGCTGATGCAGGGGCTGTACTTCTGCGGCGAAATTCTTGATATTCACGGATATACCGGGGGATATAATATAACCGCGGCTTTCTCCACCGGTTATACGGCGGGCAAGCATGCGGCGGGGCAGCAGTAG
- a CDS encoding ATP-binding protein: MDQGNVTRRNRHFPEDQGFLIIISAMSITFCTILSTTLFDVVYLNLAILPACIGILYGNLRSGLCLAAFFVLCTALYSSQLGVSSLIINSGVLLYPLLFGLAGPFKNGKIIEKIGMLWIVLFPSMLFIVLVPKMYSRNIYDTNPENAVLAAVYLFVTVILGALFVYTIETAWDRLQVKEQMKGISEKFKWQSEKLQQITDVVELNIMSLNDSGYVTELNEFMLKLIRRHHPNFSREIILSQPASQIFKNNMDEKTLGNLKDIIRNRQRSNAKIKVDDSTYQIYIAPLEHEAGAPGGTVLIVQDLTEEEKLRSELDNVERLTLVGQMAAGITHEIRNPMAVVRGFLQLMREKSPDELNSYYQIVMDELDRANSIINDFLSLAQSRISETERVQLHHVIEELSPLIWADANLRGQSVELKLNPSLPLLQLNVREIKQLILNLVRNGMEAMEPKGVLTVETRINGDKVDLLIRDTGGGIPQDQIDNLFVPFFTTKNQGTGLGLPLCLSIVERHKGLITVNSEEGAGTVFTVSFPVELDEAMQDRHPEDEAQRMEV; encoded by the coding sequence ATGGATCAAGGGAATGTAACCCGCAGAAACCGGCATTTTCCCGAGGACCAGGGATTTCTGATCATTATCAGTGCCATGAGTATTACCTTCTGCACCATCCTGTCTACTACATTATTTGATGTAGTGTATTTGAATCTGGCAATTTTACCCGCCTGCATCGGCATATTGTACGGAAATTTACGTTCGGGACTGTGCCTGGCGGCCTTTTTTGTTCTCTGCACGGCATTGTATTCCTCACAGCTCGGAGTCAGCAGCCTGATAATTAACAGTGGGGTTCTGCTCTATCCGCTGCTGTTCGGCTTAGCCGGACCTTTTAAGAATGGCAAGATTATTGAAAAAATAGGCATGCTGTGGATCGTTCTGTTTCCGAGCATGCTGTTCATCGTGCTTGTCCCCAAAATGTACAGCAGGAACATTTATGATACTAACCCGGAGAATGCTGTTCTGGCCGCAGTATATTTGTTCGTTACTGTTATATTGGGGGCTCTTTTTGTGTACACCATCGAAACCGCTTGGGACCGGCTGCAGGTCAAGGAACAGATGAAGGGGATCTCGGAGAAGTTCAAATGGCAGTCGGAGAAGCTGCAGCAGATTACGGATGTGGTAGAGCTTAATATTATGTCGCTGAATGACAGCGGATATGTGACGGAGCTGAATGAGTTCATGCTGAAGCTGATCCGACGCCATCATCCGAATTTCTCCAGGGAAATTATTTTGTCCCAGCCTGCCTCCCAGATTTTCAAAAATAATATGGATGAGAAGACGCTCGGTAATCTGAAGGACATCATCCGCAACAGACAGCGCTCCAATGCCAAAATCAAAGTGGATGACAGCACCTATCAGATCTATATTGCTCCGCTGGAGCATGAAGCCGGAGCCCCTGGCGGAACCGTACTGATCGTTCAGGACCTGACGGAGGAGGAGAAACTCCGCAGCGAGCTGGATAATGTCGAGCGTCTCACGCTGGTAGGACAGATGGCTGCCGGCATTACCCATGAAATACGCAATCCCATGGCGGTTGTCCGCGGATTTCTGCAGCTGATGAGGGAGAAGAGCCCGGATGAGCTTAACTCCTATTATCAGATCGTAATGGATGAGCTGGACCGTGCCAACAGTATTATCAACGACTTTTTGTCGCTGGCGCAGAGCCGGATTTCTGAAACGGAACGGGTGCAGCTGCATCATGTGATAGAAGAGCTGAGCCCTTTGATCTGGGCGGATGCCAATCTCCGCGGCCAGAGCGTTGAGCTCAAGCTGAATCCGTCGCTGCCGCTGCTCCAGCTGAATGTACGGGAGATCAAGCAGCTTATACTTAATCTTGTCCGCAACGGGATGGAGGCCATGGAGCCCAAGGGAGTGCTGACGGTAGAGACCCGGATTAACGGCGACAAGGTTGATCTGCTGATCAGGGATACGGGCGGCGGAATTCCGCAGGACCAGATCGACAATCTTTTTGTGCCCTTTTTTACAACCAAAAATCAGGGTACCGGTCTTGGCCTGCCTCTGTGTCTAAGTATTGTGGAGCGGCACAAGGGCTTAATAACCGTGAATTCCGAGGAGGGCGCAGGTACAGTTTTCACCGTTTCTTTTCCGGTAGAGCTTGATGAGGCCATGCAGGACAGGCACCCAGAGGACGAGGCACAGAGAATGGAGGTATGA
- a CDS encoding BrxA/BrxB family bacilliredoxin, which translates to MSMSFSQYMRDSIQPMRDDLTSIGFKELLTPEEVEAALPAAKGTSLIVVNSVCGCAAGQCRPGVAQALQNEILPDHLFTVFAGQEKEATAKAREYFAPYPPSSPSIALMKDGELVHFIERHGVEDRSAAEIAAELKEVFNRLCQ; encoded by the coding sequence ATGTCCATGTCATTTAGTCAATATATGAGAGATTCAATTCAGCCTATGCGTGATGATCTTACCAGCATCGGATTTAAGGAGCTGCTGACTCCGGAAGAGGTGGAAGCTGCGCTTCCTGCCGCCAAAGGCACCTCGCTGATCGTCGTAAACTCTGTTTGCGGTTGTGCTGCGGGCCAATGCCGTCCGGGTGTAGCCCAGGCGCTGCAGAACGAGATTCTGCCGGATCATCTGTTCACCGTCTTCGCCGGCCAGGAGAAGGAAGCCACTGCCAAAGCGCGTGAATATTTTGCTCCATATCCGCCGTCTTCGCCGTCGATCGCTCTGATGAAGGACGGGGAACTCGTTCATTTTATTGAACGCCACGGTGTTGAAGACCGCTCGGCTGCTGAAATCGCTGCTGAACTGAAGGAAGTATTCAACCGTCTGTGCCAGTAA
- the nadE gene encoding ammonia-dependent NAD(+) synthetase, with protein sequence MSLQQEIIADLGVKPSIDVEAEVRKRVDFLKAYVRQAGAKGLLIAISGGVDSAVAAGLCKQATDELTAEHGEEYMTLGVFQPYGVQEDIEHSYAVAKAFALTHTVETNIEEAVNEIALEVEHGLKALGQHRHMTHQGKGNVKARTRMVMQYALSFENNLLVVGTDHASEAITGFYTKWGDGAVDITPLSTLNKRQVRQLAAYIGVPADIVTKAPTAGLWPGQTDETELGITYDDNSDYLEGKEINPEAAAKLEAYYRRTAHKRNVIPGI encoded by the coding sequence ATGAGCTTGCAACAGGAGATTATTGCTGATTTAGGTGTAAAGCCTTCCATCGATGTGGAAGCAGAGGTTCGCAAGCGTGTGGACTTCCTCAAGGCATATGTGCGCCAGGCGGGAGCCAAGGGACTGCTGATCGCGATCAGCGGCGGCGTCGACAGCGCGGTAGCGGCAGGCCTGTGCAAACAGGCGACCGACGAGCTGACCGCAGAACATGGTGAAGAGTATATGACACTGGGCGTATTCCAGCCCTATGGCGTGCAGGAGGACATTGAACACAGCTATGCGGTAGCGAAGGCGTTTGCGCTGACCCATACCGTCGAAACCAACATTGAAGAAGCGGTGAACGAAATTGCGCTTGAGGTTGAGCACGGCCTGAAAGCGCTGGGACAGCACCGCCATATGACTCACCAGGGCAAAGGGAATGTTAAAGCGAGAACGCGCATGGTGATGCAGTATGCACTTTCTTTTGAGAATAATCTGCTCGTGGTCGGTACGGATCATGCGTCCGAGGCCATCACCGGCTTCTACACGAAATGGGGCGACGGTGCGGTGGATATCACTCCGCTCAGCACACTTAACAAGCGCCAAGTGCGCCAGCTTGCCGCCTATATCGGCGTGCCGGCTGATATCGTCACCAAAGCGCCGACAGCAGGCCTGTGGCCGGGACAGACGGATGAAACAGAGCTTGGCATTACCTATGATGACAACAGTGATTATCTGGAAGGCAAAGAGATTAATCCGGAAGCTGCAGCCAAGCTGGAGGCTTACTACCGGAGAACTGCGCATAAGCGCAATGTAATACCGGGAATTTAA
- a CDS encoding alpha/beta fold hydrolase encodes MNRNFELPAGEDAVLRCSHYPAKEQAAALVIIAHGYKGFKDWGMFPYTADALSRKYEVITFNFSHAGIGQDLYNFTELEKFARNTYNREMKDMEILLSYLSQHHRFGSLPVFLLGHSRGGGDCLLYALDHPDEIAGVISWNGITDLDLFTENQKNEMRSQGRSYVLNGRTGQQMPLDAVIIEDLKRQAERYNILERMKTAGFPAILIQGSEDGEHLRRGSAQLTSLRPDIEWIQIDGGNHTFGTVHPFAGSTPQLEQAIAATGTFIDHILAK; translated from the coding sequence ATGAACCGTAATTTTGAACTGCCTGCCGGCGAGGATGCTGTGCTGCGCTGCTCGCATTATCCCGCCAAGGAACAGGCCGCAGCCCTGGTTATTATTGCACACGGATACAAAGGGTTCAAAGACTGGGGCATGTTCCCCTACACAGCAGACGCGCTAAGCCGGAAGTATGAAGTCATCACCTTCAATTTCTCCCATGCCGGAATCGGCCAGGATCTGTACAATTTTACCGAGCTGGAGAAGTTTGCCCGCAACACGTATAACCGCGAGATGAAAGATATGGAGATTCTGCTCTCTTATCTCAGCCAGCATCACCGGTTCGGCAGCCTGCCCGTGTTCCTGCTGGGACACAGCCGCGGAGGCGGGGACTGCCTGCTCTACGCTCTGGATCACCCGGACGAAATTGCCGGAGTCATCTCCTGGAATGGCATAACGGATCTGGATCTGTTCACAGAGAACCAGAAAAACGAGATGAGGTCACAAGGCCGCAGCTACGTGCTCAACGGGCGGACAGGCCAGCAGATGCCGCTCGATGCCGTGATCATTGAAGATCTCAAACGGCAAGCCGAACGGTATAATATCCTGGAACGGATGAAGACAGCCGGCTTCCCGGCCATTCTGATCCAGGGCAGCGAGGACGGTGAGCACCTGCGGCGCGGATCGGCACAATTGACGTCACTGCGTCCCGATATTGAATGGATCCAGATCGACGGCGGCAATCATACCTTTGGTACTGTACATCCTTTTGCCGGAAGCACTCCCCAGCTGGAGCAGGCTATTGCCGCCACCGGAACGTTCATTGACCACATTCTTGCAAAATAA
- the acpS gene encoding holo-ACP synthase: protein MIYGIGHDVLEIGRIKALMNRGSGKSFLRRVLTEGELELARQRTGNAAEFAAGRFAAKEAVVKALGCGIGSRVGFQDIEILPDAYGKPEAALSEKAWERLGLERSRYIIHITITHSRELASTFAVVEQVAE, encoded by the coding sequence ATGATTTACGGAATCGGGCATGATGTGCTGGAAATCGGGCGGATTAAGGCTCTTATGAACAGAGGTTCCGGCAAAAGCTTTCTGCGGCGCGTCCTCACTGAAGGTGAGCTTGAACTGGCAAGGCAGCGCACCGGCAATGCTGCGGAGTTCGCAGCAGGGAGATTTGCGGCAAAGGAAGCGGTCGTAAAGGCGCTCGGCTGCGGAATCGGCAGCAGGGTGGGTTTTCAGGATATAGAGATTTTGCCTGATGCTTACGGCAAGCCAGAAGCAGCCCTCTCGGAGAAAGCCTGGGAAAGGCTGGGGCTTGAGAGAAGCCGGTACATTATTCATATAACAATTACGCACAGCCGGGAGCTGGCCTCCACCTTTGCGGTAGTGGAGCAGGTAGCAGAATAA
- the mutY gene encoding A/G-specific adenine glycosylase: MTTHEQQEIGRQEAGLFFSRNLLEWYHRQKRDLPWRRHRNPYYIWISEIMLQQTRVDTVIPYFNRFIERFPTVESLADAPEEDVLKCWEGLGYYSRARNLQHAARQVKELYGGQVPDDRDAVFGLKGVGPYTAGAILSIAFNRPEPAVDGNVMRVLSRFFLLEDDIAKGPTRVKMERLAAALIPEGEASHFNQALMELGALVCTPKSPRCLTCPVMEHCAARLAGCETSLPVKTKAKPPRPEERLTALIAGRGEHAGRVLIRQRPASGLLARMWELPHWLAPPAEGGAPGAQLPEAAALDRLRRSLRQAGIFARPEEHWMAAEHTFSHIVWTLQVYRCREEDAPALPLAAEARAAYAAAEQAGGAESAAGAAPAGLFAYGGGPSGSTQAQIEPFEDGGASPEDAGAIRWINRGDMENYAFPNVFLKLLNAYFDELDNEK; encoded by the coding sequence ATGACAACGCATGAACAACAAGAGATAGGTCGTCAGGAGGCGGGGTTATTCTTCAGCCGCAATCTGCTGGAATGGTACCACAGGCAGAAACGGGATCTGCCCTGGCGGCGCCACCGGAATCCGTATTACATCTGGATTTCGGAAATTATGCTGCAGCAGACAAGAGTAGATACGGTGATCCCTTATTTCAACCGCTTCATTGAGCGCTTTCCCACGGTGGAGTCGCTGGCTGATGCACCGGAAGAGGATGTGCTTAAATGCTGGGAAGGACTGGGCTACTATTCGCGTGCCCGGAATCTGCAGCATGCGGCAAGGCAGGTAAAGGAGCTGTACGGCGGACAGGTCCCGGATGACCGGGATGCCGTCTTCGGGCTGAAGGGCGTCGGCCCCTACACGGCCGGGGCGATTCTCAGCATTGCCTTCAACCGGCCTGAGCCGGCGGTGGACGGCAATGTGATGCGGGTGCTGTCCCGCTTCTTCCTGCTGGAAGATGATATTGCCAAGGGACCCACCCGCGTGAAGATGGAGCGCCTGGCGGCAGCGCTGATCCCGGAGGGGGAAGCCTCGCATTTCAATCAGGCGCTGATGGAGCTCGGGGCGCTCGTCTGCACCCCGAAATCACCGCGCTGCCTCACCTGCCCGGTGATGGAGCACTGCGCCGCGCGCCTGGCGGGCTGCGAGACATCGCTGCCCGTCAAGACCAAGGCCAAGCCGCCGCGCCCGGAGGAGCGGCTGACGGCCCTGATTGCCGGCCGCGGGGAACACGCGGGCCGGGTGCTCATCCGGCAGCGGCCGGCCAGCGGGCTTTTGGCCCGCATGTGGGAGCTGCCGCACTGGCTGGCGCCGCCTGCGGAGGGCGGCGCACCCGGCGCGCAGCTGCCGGAGGCCGCTGCGCTGGACCGGCTGCGCCGGTCCCTGCGGCAGGCCGGGATCTTCGCCCGGCCTGAGGAGCACTGGATGGCTGCGGAGCATACATTCAGCCATATTGTGTGGACCCTGCAGGTGTACCGCTGCAGGGAGGAGGATGCTCCCGCGCTGCCGCTGGCGGCAGAAGCGCGGGCTGCCTACGCGGCCGCGGAGCAGGCCGGCGGCGCGGAATCTGCGGCGGGGGCTGCTCCCGCCGGTCTGTTCGCGTACGGCGGGGGGCCGTCCGGCAGCACACAGGCGCAGATTGAGCCGTTCGAAGACGGCGGCGCAAGTCCCGAGGATGCCGGGGCGATCCGCTGGATCAACCGCGGGGATATGGAGAACTATGCTTTTCCGAACGTGTTCCTTAAGCTGCTGAACGCTTATTTTGATGAACTGGATAATGAGAAGTAG
- a CDS encoding superoxide dismutase — protein MAFQLPALPYPNNALEPHIDALTMEIHHDRHHNTYVTNLNAALEKAPELQDKSIEELLTDLNAVPEAIRTAVRNNGGGHANHTLFWEVIGPNGGGAPTGALAAAIDSELGGFDKFKEDFAAAATTRFGSGWAWLVVKDGKLAVTSTPNQDNPISEGATPILGIDVWEHAYYLNYQNKRPDYIKAFWNVVNWEEVGKRYESAK, from the coding sequence ATGGCATTTCAATTACCGGCACTTCCTTATCCAAACAACGCTCTTGAACCGCACATCGACGCATTGACGATGGAAATTCACCATGACAGGCACCACAACACCTACGTGACGAACCTGAACGCCGCACTGGAAAAGGCACCCGAACTGCAAGACAAAAGCATTGAAGAGCTCCTTACTGACCTGAATGCTGTACCGGAAGCTATCCGTACTGCTGTGCGCAACAACGGCGGCGGACATGCTAACCACACTTTGTTCTGGGAAGTGATCGGACCGAACGGCGGCGGCGCACCAACCGGCGCTCTGGCAGCTGCAATTGACAGCGAGCTTGGCGGATTCGACAAATTCAAAGAAGATTTTGCTGCTGCGGCAACTACCCGTTTTGGCAGCGGCTGGGCTTGGCTCGTTGTTAAAGACGGCAAGCTGGCTGTAACCAGCACTCCTAACCAGGACAACCCGATCAGCGAAGGCGCTACTCCGATCCTCGGCATCGATGTATGGGAGCACGCTTACTACCTGAACTACCAGAACAAACGCCCTGATTACATCAAAGCGTTCTGGAATGTTGTGAACTGGGAAGAAGTCGGCAAACGCTACGAAAGCGCAAAATAA
- a CDS encoding GNAT family N-acetyltransferase — protein sequence MHVRSFQLSDVTPVTELLQTALSEECFESTIEPFSRQLSWDSDLIVVAEDEGELVGALIGTIEKNHGCYFRIAIHPDYRRRGIGRSLVSAMENRFQARKVSGIYVAVDEHNSFALPLYEAMGYDENHIFKSVRKLSIVG from the coding sequence ATGCACGTTCGTTCCTTTCAATTAAGCGACGTTACCCCTGTGACTGAACTGCTGCAAACCGCATTGTCGGAAGAATGTTTCGAGAGCACAATCGAGCCTTTCTCCAGGCAGCTTTCATGGGATTCCGATCTCATTGTAGTTGCTGAGGATGAAGGAGAGCTGGTTGGTGCGCTGATTGGTACGATCGAGAAGAATCATGGCTGTTATTTCCGCATTGCCATCCATCCGGATTACCGCCGCAGAGGAATCGGCAGAAGTCTTGTATCAGCGATGGAGAACAGGTTTCAGGCGCGCAAGGTCAGCGGCATTTATGTAGCTGTCGATGAGCATAATTCCTTCGCCCTGCCGCTCTATGAAGCAATGGGATATGACGAGAATCACATCTTCAAATCCGTACGCAAGCTCAGCATTGTCGGATAA
- the lepB gene encoding signal peptidase I: MERELEGELMRGRKQRYRSSTHNRRGPGLRNKWVMELRDWIFTALIVFALMSLLNLFVFNVSTVVGKSMQPTLIEGEKLIVNKIALSFANPGRGDIVVLHDPSTGPDRKEFLVKRVIAIPGDIVEVRDHKLYVNGKLADEPYTDTEIEDPDFSELTVEAGSYFVMGDNRHAGASKDSRYFGAVPQDRIVGKAAYIWWPLSKLNAL; this comes from the coding sequence ATGGAACGGGAGCTTGAAGGAGAACTCATGCGGGGGCGCAAGCAAAGATACCGCTCCAGTACCCATAACCGCCGGGGACCCGGACTCAGAAACAAATGGGTGATGGAGCTGCGGGACTGGATTTTTACTGCCCTCATTGTTTTTGCGCTGATGTCGCTGCTTAACCTGTTTGTATTTAACGTATCAACCGTTGTCGGGAAGTCGATGCAGCCGACGCTGATTGAAGGCGAGAAGCTGATTGTCAATAAAATTGCGTTAAGCTTTGCAAACCCGGGGCGCGGGGATATTGTTGTCCTTCATGATCCGAGCACCGGTCCGGACCGCAAGGAATTTCTGGTGAAGCGGGTGATCGCCATCCCCGGAGATATTGTAGAGGTGCGGGACCACAAGCTGTATGTTAACGGCAAGTTAGCCGATGAACCGTATACGGATACAGAGATTGAAGATCCTGATTTTTCGGAGCTGACGGTGGAAGCCGGTTCCTATTTTGTGATGGGGGATAACCGCCATGCCGGGGCCAGCAAAGACAGCCGTTACTTCGGCGCTGTTCCGCAAGACCGCATCGTCGGCAAGGCTGCATATATATGGTGGCCGCTGTCCAAGCTTAATGCGTTGTGA